Proteins from a single region of Candidatus Puniceispirillum marinum IMCC1322:
- a CDS encoding leucyl aminopeptidase family protein, giving the protein MADIFSNATDFGLMEPSSEPDTVLPLYVVTTKSWQAWYQAAADHHQRWIDGQGFTPKPGRVITLPGQDGTLAGAVAIISDQPIWDAATIANALPVQTWQIDHHALGTSFDDSFLLGWALAHYRYTTYRDKPAPARASIMVPAESDSTRIMGLASGTYLGRDMINMPPNKMNPAGLEDTARALAKTHKAKITVIAGAKLASDFPAIDCVGRAAECPPRLIDMRWGKSGPKITLIGKGITFDSGGLDLKPSKAMEMMKKDMGGSAIALGLANALMHANVPIKLRVLVPTAENAVSERSMRPLDIIDTRAKLKVEIGNTDAEGRLVLADAITYALEDEPDLMIDFATLTGAARVALGTELPALFANDDNVARAIIDASNKAHDPLWQLPLFDDYDRHLDAGYAAMSSTGASGYGGAITAALFLRRFAGTDSNWAHIDVMAWNLSARPGRPKGGEVMSLRALFDYIDGLAHS; this is encoded by the coding sequence ATGGCTGACATATTTTCTAACGCAACTGATTTTGGCCTAATGGAGCCATCATCTGAACCTGACACTGTTCTGCCGCTATATGTGGTCACCACCAAAAGCTGGCAGGCGTGGTACCAAGCCGCAGCCGATCATCATCAACGCTGGATTGACGGTCAGGGATTCACACCAAAGCCTGGTCGTGTCATCACCTTGCCAGGCCAGGATGGCACCCTCGCCGGGGCGGTCGCTATCATCAGCGACCAGCCAATCTGGGATGCCGCCACAATTGCAAATGCTTTACCGGTACAGACATGGCAAATCGATCATCACGCGCTTGGCACCAGCTTTGATGACAGCTTCCTGCTTGGCTGGGCATTGGCGCATTACCGTTACACGACCTATCGCGACAAACCCGCACCCGCGCGCGCCTCGATCATGGTGCCAGCAGAGTCTGACTCAACCCGCATTATGGGGCTGGCCAGCGGCACCTATCTTGGGCGCGACATGATTAATATGCCCCCCAACAAGATGAACCCAGCAGGGCTTGAAGACACCGCGCGGGCATTGGCCAAAACCCATAAAGCCAAAATCACCGTCATTGCAGGCGCCAAGCTGGCATCGGATTTTCCAGCCATTGATTGTGTTGGCCGGGCGGCTGAATGCCCACCACGCCTGATCGATATGCGCTGGGGTAAAAGCGGCCCGAAAATCACCCTGATTGGCAAAGGCATTACCTTTGATTCTGGCGGCCTTGATCTGAAACCATCCAAAGCGATGGAGATGATGAAAAAGGATATGGGCGGTAGTGCCATCGCCCTTGGTCTTGCCAACGCGCTGATGCACGCCAATGTGCCGATAAAGCTTCGTGTGCTTGTTCCAACAGCCGAAAATGCCGTATCGGAACGATCCATGCGGCCACTTGATATTATCGACACACGTGCCAAGCTAAAGGTCGAAATCGGCAATACCGATGCCGAAGGCCGTCTGGTGCTGGCTGATGCCATCACCTATGCGCTTGAAGACGAGCCTGATCTCATGATTGATTTTGCAACCCTGACAGGCGCGGCGCGTGTTGCCCTTGGCACCGAATTGCCCGCCTTGTTTGCGAATGATGATAATGTCGCCCGTGCGATCATTGATGCCAGCAACAAGGCACATGATCCGCTTTGGCAATTGCCTTTATTCGATGATTACGACCGTCATCTTGATGCGGGCTATGCGGCCATGTCCAGCACCGGTGCCAGCGGCTATGGCGGGGCGATCACGGCTGCGCTGTTTCTGCGCCGCTTTGCTGGTACTGACAGCAACTGGGCACATATTGACGTGATGGCATGGAATCTGTCTGCACGTCCAGGTCGGCCAAAAGGCGGTGAAGTCATGAGCTTGCGCGCTTTATTCGACTATATTGATGGGCTTGCCCATAGCTAG
- a CDS encoding 2-hydroxyacid dehydrogenase, with the protein MISIGFYGNNDDRAMWRQRLTPLLSDFDVVDLESDAGMHADIALVWAPPRGLLAKMPNLRGIIMQGQGVDHMMGDDTTPRSVPLVRLVDPDMSDALSHWAILNALDMWRDGAQYRAQQAERLWKPLEQRPATGAVIGIMGVGAIGSVIASRFASLGFKVKGWTRTKRTLDDVEMFAGMDALPSFLADTDIVVSVLPLTPTTSGIMNTDFFSRLADGAFVINGGRGGQLVEDDLLAALDSGKIGGAALDVFGTEPLPATHPFWTHPKIVVWPHVAAQTNPQTAARQVATAITDIMAGKVPANKVDWDRGY; encoded by the coding sequence ATGATTTCGATTGGGTTTTACGGGAATAATGATGATCGCGCGATGTGGCGCCAGCGGCTGACGCCATTACTATCTGATTTTGATGTTGTTGATCTGGAATCGGATGCTGGCATGCACGCAGATATTGCTCTGGTCTGGGCACCACCAAGAGGGTTGTTGGCAAAGATGCCGAATCTGCGCGGCATTATCATGCAAGGTCAGGGTGTTGATCATATGATGGGTGACGACACCACCCCGCGTTCGGTGCCCTTGGTGCGACTGGTTGATCCGGATATGTCAGATGCGCTAAGCCATTGGGCGATCCTGAATGCGCTGGATATGTGGCGTGATGGAGCGCAGTATCGCGCCCAGCAAGCTGAAAGATTATGGAAGCCGCTTGAACAACGTCCAGCCACAGGCGCGGTGATCGGCATTATGGGCGTGGGTGCGATTGGCAGTGTTATTGCCTCACGCTTTGCCAGTCTGGGGTTCAAGGTCAAAGGCTGGACACGAACCAAACGGACGCTTGATGATGTCGAGATGTTTGCCGGTATGGATGCATTGCCGTCATTTCTGGCAGATACGGATATTGTCGTGTCGGTATTACCCCTGACCCCAACAACAAGCGGCATCATGAATACTGACTTTTTTTCTAGGCTGGCCGATGGCGCCTTTGTGATCAATGGGGGGCGGGGTGGTCAGCTGGTTGAAGATGATTTGCTGGCAGCACTTGATAGCGGTAAAATCGGCGGCGCGGCACTGGATGTTTTTGGCACCGAACCTCTACCCGCAACGCATCCTTTCTGGACACATCCGAAAATCGTGGTCTGGCCGCATGTGGCGGCACAAACCAATCCACAAACCGCCGCCAGACAGGTGGCGACAGCGATCACGGATATCATGGCAGGCAAGGTGCCAGCAAATAAGGTTGACTGGGATCGGGGCTATTAG
- a CDS encoding MATE family efflux transporter, whose translation MSTNINDPIAQTRWRHIWSLSWPIFLANITVPLVGAVDAAMMGRLDNVAYIGGVGLGALIFNFIYFGFGFLRMGTTGLVAQAHGRNLPDEIVNLLERGLFLALSFGVILILAMPVIKWIAVISFAGSADVEALMVSYLNVRLFAVPAALANTVLIGCLFGRQNMLLCMTHLLIVNVLNLILNIGFVLGLGMDVEGVALASAIAQWTGFIVTFGLMKWQWGRILDGFIKHLFSGLFTGTSRWLQWDAFGDFFRLGRDIFIRTMLLLACEAILLNQAAQLGDLELAACHLMMVIFTMIAFGLDGFAHAAEALVGAAIGRNDRGMLDRAIWRTNSLAVLTAILIALIIWLGRDIIIGLLTQQSDLFALTAAHWIWIVMIAPASCLAFQLDGIFIGATRASEMRNAMIISAILFVVLIWGLRGYGIAGLMSAFTIYLALRGFTLWLYLGRVRKMAGHN comes from the coding sequence ATGTCCACAAACATAAATGACCCTATCGCACAGACGCGCTGGCGACATATATGGTCACTGTCATGGCCAATTTTCCTTGCCAATATAACGGTGCCGCTGGTCGGGGCGGTTGATGCGGCAATGATGGGGCGGCTTGATAATGTCGCCTATATAGGGGGTGTCGGGCTTGGCGCCTTGATTTTCAATTTCATCTATTTTGGCTTTGGTTTCTTGCGCATGGGCACAACCGGACTTGTTGCCCAGGCGCATGGCCGCAATCTGCCAGACGAAATTGTAAATTTGCTGGAACGCGGTTTATTTCTGGCTTTATCGTTTGGCGTCATATTGATTCTAGCCATGCCGGTGATCAAATGGATCGCCGTGATCAGCTTTGCTGGCAGTGCCGATGTTGAAGCCCTGATGGTATCCTATCTCAATGTCCGGCTTTTTGCCGTTCCGGCTGCGCTAGCGAATACGGTTCTGATTGGATGCCTGTTTGGCCGCCAGAATATGCTGCTGTGCATGACGCATCTGCTGATTGTCAATGTGCTGAACTTGATTCTCAATATCGGCTTTGTGCTTGGCTTGGGCATGGATGTCGAGGGCGTTGCGCTAGCCTCGGCAATCGCCCAATGGACAGGTTTTATCGTGACCTTTGGCTTGATGAAATGGCAATGGGGACGCATCCTCGATGGGTTTATCAAGCATCTATTCTCTGGCCTGTTCACCGGCACCTCACGCTGGTTGCAATGGGACGCATTTGGCGATTTTTTCCGCCTTGGTCGGGATATTTTTATCCGGACTATGCTATTGCTGGCATGCGAAGCCATACTTTTGAATCAGGCGGCACAGCTTGGTGATCTCGAACTGGCGGCCTGTCATCTGATGATGGTGATTTTTACCATGATTGCATTTGGTCTTGATGGATTTGCCCATGCTGCCGAAGCGCTGGTGGGGGCGGCGATTGGCCGTAATGATCGGGGTATGCTCGATCGGGCTATTTGGCGCACAAACAGTCTGGCCGTCCTGACCGCGATCCTGATTGCGCTGATTATCTGGCTTGGTCGCGATATCATAATTGGTTTGCTGACCCAGCAAAGTGATCTTTTTGCACTGACCGCGGCCCATTGGATATGGATAGTTATGATCGCCCCTGCCTCATGTCTTGCCTTTCAACTTGATGGTATTTTCATCGGCGCAACGCGCGCCAGCGAAATGCGTAATGCGATGATCATATCGGCAATTCTGTTTGTGGTTCTAATCTGGGGGTTACGCGGCTATGGCATTGCGGGCCTGATGAGTGCCTTTACCATTTATCTTGCCTTGCGCGGCTTCACCCTTTGGCTATATCTTGGGCGCGTCCGCAAAATGGCAGGACATAATTAA
- a CDS encoding c-type cytochrome, translating to MDELGFNKLFAGFIMAGLLMLAGAKLADVMVPHSDLAENAYQIEVPEASAVADAAPVDKGPEPIMAMLADADIAAGEKLSKKCTACHVFNAGGAAKVGPALWNIVNAAKGAADGFSYSAAMAGFGGAWDYAALNAFLAKPKAYMPGTKMNFVGLKKPSDRANMIAWLRQQADAPVALPSAEDIAAETAANGTDS from the coding sequence ATGGACGAATTGGGATTTAACAAACTCTTTGCTGGTTTTATTATGGCAGGCTTGTTGATGCTGGCAGGTGCCAAGCTGGCAGACGTTATGGTGCCGCATAGTGATCTTGCTGAAAATGCCTATCAGATCGAGGTGCCAGAAGCATCGGCTGTTGCAGATGCCGCGCCTGTTGATAAGGGGCCTGAGCCGATTATGGCGATGCTGGCGGATGCTGATATTGCCGCGGGTGAAAAGCTGTCCAAGAAATGCACAGCGTGCCATGTGTTTAACGCTGGTGGCGCGGCCAAGGTTGGCCCGGCATTGTGGAATATTGTTAATGCCGCAAAAGGCGCTGCTGATGGTTTCAGCTATTCAGCGGCGATGGCAGGTTTTGGTGGCGCGTGGGATTATGCCGCGCTCAACGCCTTTCTGGCGAAACCAAAAGCCTATATGCCTGGCACCAAGATGAATTTTGTCGGCCTGAAGAAGCCTAGTGATCGTGCGAATATGATCGCCTGGCTTCGTCAGCAAGCAGACGCTCCGGTCGCCCTGCCAAGCGCCGAAGATATCGCGGCAGAAACAGCGGCGAATGGTACCGACAGCTAA
- a CDS encoding inositol monophosphatase family protein: MVPTANIFSATSAGQLDTDELALFLAHLTTLSRPIITSYFRALPEVMTKADSSPVTIADRSVEQALRGAITAQFPDDSIVGEEFGLSEAVSGDKGAGSSPYKWVIDPIDGTKAFVSGKPTFGTLVGVTHNDRPIAGLIDMPVLDETYIGTADGSTLNGDKLSASEVTTIAVANIATTSPEAFSPHGLAAFNKISAQANITNYGGDCHNFGLLAAGYIDAVIEDSLAPHDIMGVVQVMRGAGAIVTDFDGNDIDLASTSSLVCAGTAALHQAIIALIQN; the protein is encoded by the coding sequence ATGGTACCGACAGCTAATATATTTTCAGCAACTAGCGCAGGCCAGCTCGACACAGACGAGCTGGCTTTGTTTTTGGCGCATCTGACAACATTGTCACGCCCCATCATAACGTCATATTTCCGGGCGCTTCCCGAGGTCATGACAAAAGCCGATAGCAGTCCTGTTACCATCGCCGATAGATCGGTCGAACAGGCCTTGCGTGGGGCGATTACCGCGCAGTTTCCCGATGATAGTATTGTTGGCGAAGAATTTGGCCTCAGCGAAGCTGTGTCGGGGGATAAAGGTGCCGGAAGCAGTCCCTATAAATGGGTGATTGATCCGATTGATGGCACCAAGGCCTTTGTCAGCGGCAAGCCCACCTTTGGCACATTGGTCGGGGTTACGCATAATGACCGGCCTATCGCGGGTCTGATCGATATGCCGGTGCTTGACGAAACCTATATCGGTACGGCGGATGGCAGCACGTTGAATGGGGACAAGCTGAGTGCCAGTGAGGTAACGACGATTGCTGTGGCCAACATTGCAACCACATCGCCCGAAGCCTTTTCGCCGCATGGCCTAGCCGCGTTCAATAAAATCAGTGCGCAGGCAAACATCACCAATTATGGCGGCGATTGTCATAATTTCGGGCTTCTGGCGGCGGGCTATATCGATGCGGTGATTGAGGATAGTCTGGCGCCGCATGATATCATGGGCGTGGTTCAGGTGATGCGCGGGGCGGGTGCGATTGTGACTGACTTTGATGGTAATGATATCGACCTTGCCAGCACCAGCAGTCTTGTCTGTGCTGGAACAGCCGCACTTCATCAGGCTATCATTGCCCTGATCCAAAACTAG
- a CDS encoding ArnT family glycosyltransferase has protein sequence MSLISHRSILYLLLGLLTTFVLVGHQVVPPMDRDEARFAQASKQMVESGDFVTVRFQDELRAKKPVGIYWLQSVSAQLFGDEDIAVYRVPSLLGLLLALVGTYRAGLLLYQPRLALIGTAFLGTSLVVFAEAHLAKTDAMLMGLCVWQQLSLLMIYRAYLAGTTPPRSAFLAFWVIMGLAVLVKGPIAPLLALLTALSLVIWHRDLGLLRRMRVLSGLAIVAALVLPWATLVSLATDGAFLDIAIKGDFLAKVQSGQESHGAPPGTYLVLLAVLLWPACLLLPRALLSLKQILANSDARFLVAWLVPFWFVIELTPTKLPHYPLPVLPALALLCVVGIRTALPQAKLARYTITAFEFLSLLVAVIFAMLLIWGAMNYGGENSVTAFAFAGLGMIAAAGASWFGLQWILTQNIRPLGMMLAAAMAFNIFAIAGLLPALHRIHLSTAINKVIAQMPAPPPAIAAAGYHEPSLVFLLGKDLLLLNGREAAFFLGEASGGVALVESREHDAFLETAKALGLKLDTPIQVSGINISKGQSTIMLIYRVQMFDGTSRTG, from the coding sequence TTGTCCCTTATCTCACACCGTTCGATTTTATATCTGCTTCTTGGGCTTTTGACCACCTTTGTTCTGGTCGGGCATCAGGTGGTGCCGCCAATGGATCGTGACGAAGCGCGTTTTGCCCAGGCTAGCAAACAGATGGTTGAAAGTGGCGATTTCGTCACCGTGCGGTTTCAGGATGAGTTGCGCGCCAAAAAACCAGTTGGTATTTATTGGCTTCAATCAGTCAGCGCGCAGTTATTTGGTGATGAGGATATAGCGGTGTATCGCGTGCCCAGCCTGCTGGGGCTTTTGCTGGCGCTGGTTGGCACCTATCGAGCTGGACTTTTGCTATATCAACCGCGATTGGCCTTGATAGGGACAGCCTTTCTTGGCACCAGTCTGGTGGTGTTTGCCGAAGCGCATCTGGCCAAGACCGATGCCATGCTGATGGGGTTATGTGTGTGGCAGCAATTGTCACTATTGATGATCTATCGCGCCTATCTTGCTGGCACAACACCGCCTCGATCAGCGTTTCTGGCGTTCTGGGTGATTATGGGGCTGGCGGTTCTGGTCAAGGGGCCGATTGCGCCATTGCTGGCCTTATTAACTGCATTGTCATTAGTTATCTGGCATCGTGATCTGGGGTTGTTGCGCCGGATGCGCGTGCTGTCGGGCTTGGCAATCGTGGCAGCGCTTGTTCTGCCTTGGGCAACTTTGGTGAGTCTGGCAACCGATGGGGCGTTTCTGGATATTGCCATAAAGGGTGATTTTCTGGCCAAGGTTCAGTCAGGTCAAGAATCGCATGGTGCCCCACCGGGAACATATCTGGTTTTGCTTGCTGTTCTATTATGGCCAGCCTGTTTGCTATTGCCGCGTGCGCTTCTTAGTTTAAAGCAGATTCTGGCCAATAGCGACGCCCGTTTCCTCGTGGCATGGCTGGTGCCGTTCTGGTTTGTCATCGAGCTGACGCCAACTAAATTACCGCATTATCCATTACCCGTCTTACCAGCCCTTGCGTTGCTATGTGTTGTTGGTATCCGAACAGCTTTGCCACAAGCCAAACTGGCGCGCTATACGATCACGGCGTTCGAATTTCTAAGTCTTCTTGTGGCGGTGATTTTTGCGATGTTGTTGATCTGGGGGGCGATGAATTATGGGGGCGAAAATAGCGTTACCGCCTTTGCTTTTGCCGGACTTGGGATGATTGCGGCGGCAGGTGCAAGCTGGTTTGGCCTGCAATGGATTTTGACGCAGAATATCCGCCCGCTTGGCATGATGTTGGCGGCGGCTATGGCGTTTAACATTTTTGCGATTGCCGGACTGCTACCTGCCTTGCACCGTATTCATCTATCAACAGCCATCAATAAGGTAATTGCCCAGATGCCCGCCCCGCCACCAGCGATTGCGGCGGCAGGCTATCACGAGCCATCACTGGTGTTTCTGCTGGGTAAGGATCTACTGCTTTTGAATGGGCGCGAAGCCGCATTTTTTCTTGGGGAAGCGTCAGGTGGTGTTGCGCTTGTCGAAAGCCGCGAACATGACGCGTTTCTGGAAACAGCCAAAGCGCTGGGGCTGAAGCTGGACACGCCGATACAAGTCAGCGGTATCAATATATCAAAGGGGCAATCTACAATAATGCTCATCTATCGTGTGCAGATGTTTGACGGCACTAGCCGCACAGGTTAA
- a CDS encoding 3-deoxy-manno-octulosonate cytidylyltransferase: MAKKNAKIIIIPARMVASRLPGKPLAEIAGKPMIQHVWERALDADIAPVYVATDDRGIVDIITSAGGQAVMTRTDHPSGSDRVYEAVELIDPDRHIDHILNLQGDLPELSPEIPALLADCLETTGADLATLVTKASTEEANRPQVVKAVVSWQDSGFGNALYFSRAAIPTGAETLYHHIGVYGWTRAALARFVSLPPSPLEQAEKLEQLRALEAGMHIATGYIDIAPGGIDTADDLERARQRMSK, from the coding sequence ATGGCAAAAAAGAACGCAAAAATCATCATTATTCCAGCGCGCATGGTAGCGAGCCGCTTGCCAGGCAAACCACTCGCTGAAATCGCCGGAAAACCTATGATTCAGCATGTCTGGGAACGTGCTTTAGACGCTGATATCGCCCCTGTCTATGTTGCGACAGATGATCGCGGTATCGTCGATATCATCACATCGGCTGGTGGTCAGGCTGTCATGACACGCACAGATCATCCATCTGGCTCGGATCGGGTCTATGAAGCGGTTGAACTCATCGATCCGGATCGGCATATCGACCATATTTTGAATCTGCAAGGTGACTTGCCCGAATTGTCGCCTGAAATTCCCGCGCTCCTGGCTGATTGTCTCGAAACAACAGGCGCTGATCTGGCCACTTTGGTGACCAAAGCCAGTACCGAAGAAGCCAACCGTCCGCAGGTCGTAAAAGCTGTGGTCAGCTGGCAGGATAGCGGGTTTGGCAATGCGCTCTATTTCAGCCGCGCCGCGATCCCGACCGGGGCAGAGACGCTATATCATCATATTGGTGTTTATGGCTGGACGCGTGCAGCTCTAGCCCGCTTTGTATCCTTGCCACCATCGCCGCTTGAACAAGCCGAAAAACTCGAGCAGCTGCGCGCCTTGGAAGCAGGCATGCACATAGCCACTGGTTACATTGACATTGCGCCGGGTGGAATCGATACTGCAGACGATTTGGAACGTGCGCGCCAGCGTATGTCAAAATAG